GCGCGCCCGTCATCACCGACGTCGCCAAGAACGAATGGAAGTTCGACGGCGTGTTCATGAGCGACTGGTTCGGCACCCATTCCACCCTGGGTTCGCTGCAGGGCGGCCTGGATATCGAGATGCCCGGCCCCGCGCGCTTCCTGGGCCAGCACAGCGCCCAGGCGGTGGCCGACGGCGCCGTGAGCCGCGAACGACTGCACGACGCCGCCACGCGCGTGGCCACGGCCGCACGCCGCTTCGGCGCCGACAAGGGCGCGCCGATGGCGGCCAGTGAGGCCGCCGACCTGCTGGTCGAAGCTGCCGCCGCCGGTTTCACGCTGGTGCGTAACGAAGATGGCATCCTGCCGCTCGACACCACGCGCCGGCCGCGCATCGCGGTCATCGGGCCGAATGCTACCGCGCCATGCTTCCAGGGCGGCACCTTTGCCAAGATCGCGCTCAAGCCGGACGCAGTGCTTCCGCTGGACGCGCTGCGCGCGCGCTTCGGCGACGCTATCGTCAGCCATGAGCCGGGCGTTGACCCGCAACCGCGCCTGCCGCGCATGGCGGTGCGTCCGGCCGGATCGGATGGCGAGCGCGGCATGACGCTCGCGTATTTCGACAACGCGGCCTGCAGCGGAGCGCCGCTGCTGACCGAGACGCGCGATACCAATTCGCTGACCTGGTTCCATGGCGTGCACGACGTCGGCGCCCTGCAGCAGGCCGCCGCCACCCGCGCCAGTGGCATCTACACGCCGACCGAGAGCGGCGAGCACCGCTTCCATGTGGGCGGCACCGGCGCGCTGCGCCTGCTGGTCGACGGCAAGGAAGTATTCCGGCGCGACGAACAACTGGCGCCGGGCGACGTGATGGGCCGCCTCAAGAGCGGCGATGCCGACGACGTCGGCGTGGTGCTCGACGCCGGCCGCGCGGTCGAGGTGGTGGTGGAGCTGCGCTATACGCCGGCCCGCTGCCAGGGCCTGTGGTACGGCGTGCGCGGACCGGACAGCGCGGAAGCGATGATGGCGCGCGCCGAGCAGGCGGCTGTTGACGCCGACCTGGTGATCCTGATGGTCGGCGAAACGTCGGACGCCAGCGTCGAGAGCAAGGACCGTCCTTCGACGTCCCTGCCGGATGAACAGCTGGCGCTGATCGAGCGCATCTGCGCCGCCAATCCCGAGACCGTGATCGTCACCAATGTCGGCCATGCCTTCGACACCCGCTGGGAAAGCCAGGCGAAGGCCGTGCTGCACTGCTGGTATCCGGGCGAGGAATTTGGCCCGGCCCTGGCCCAGGTGCTGGCCGGCGAACGCGAACCGGGCGGCCGCATGCCGATGACGATCGCCTGCGAAGACCGCGATTATCCGGCCCTGGCCCTGGCGCCGGACGCCAACGGCGACCTGCATTACAACGAAGGTGTGCGGGTCGGCTACCGCGGCCTGGCCGCCAATGAGGTCGCGGCCCGCAACACCTTCGGCAGCGGCTTCGGCTACACCAGCTTCGCCCTGGGCGAGG
This portion of the Telluria beijingensis genome encodes:
- a CDS encoding beta-glucosidase; its protein translation is MTEQTKLDDLALDQLARMTAGATMWTTPALPEAGIASLTLADGPMGVAGPRVDERDVSLLTPSPLALGASWDTALTERVGRLVGGEAIRRGVDMMLAPNLNLARSPLAGRAFEYFSEDPLLCGVLGAAWIDGCQSVGTGAVAKHLVCNDSETARDKMNAVVDERTLREVYLLPFEMAAEARCAGMLTAYNKVNGDWCAESAPVITDVAKNEWKFDGVFMSDWFGTHSTLGSLQGGLDIEMPGPARFLGQHSAQAVADGAVSRERLHDAATRVATAARRFGADKGAPMAASEAADLLVEAAAAGFTLVRNEDGILPLDTTRRPRIAVIGPNATAPCFQGGTFAKIALKPDAVLPLDALRARFGDAIVSHEPGVDPQPRLPRMAVRPAGSDGERGMTLAYFDNAACSGAPLLTETRDTNSLTWFHGVHDVGALQQAAATRASGIYTPTESGEHRFHVGGTGALRLLVDGKEVFRRDEQLAPGDVMGRLKSGDADDVGVVLDAGRAVEVVVELRYTPARCQGLWYGVRGPDSAEAMMARAEQAAVDADLVILMVGETSDASVESKDRPSTSLPDEQLALIERICAANPETVIVTNVGHAFDTRWESQAKAVLHCWYPGEEFGPALAQVLAGEREPGGRMPMTIACEDRDYPALALAPDANGDLHYNEGVRVGYRGLAANEVAARNTFGSGFGYTSFALGEADVRPTADGWDVTVVLRNTGKRAGAEVVQVYRSTPELTLVGFSKQVLQPGEERLVTVHVADRRLQVWCEGWTPLAGPLALHVGRASDDLPITYHVTPR